The following proteins come from a genomic window of Sulfitobacter indolifex:
- a CDS encoding ABC transporter ATP-binding protein — protein sequence MTALLDVKDLQVSFRQDGQLIPAVRGVSFAVNRGETVALVGESGSGKSVSALSTVSLLGDSAQVSGSVTYDGQEMIGADAKLLHKVRGNDISFIFQEPMTSLNPLHTIEKQLAESLALHQGLQGAEARARVLSLLEQVGINDAESRMGAYPHQLSGGQRQRVMIAMALANKPDILIADEPTTALDVTIQAQILDLLKDLKDEMGMGLLFITHDLGIVRRIADRVFVMQKGVVVEEGPTAEIFDNPQHPYTRKLLSAEPTGSPEPVADDAPEVLRTENLKMWFPIQKGLLRRTVGHVQAVNDTSLSVRAGETLGIVGESGSGKTTLALAIMRLIGSEGEVTFRGEDVRKWSTRQLRRLRADMQIVFQDPFGSLSPRMTCFQIIAEGLAIHKVDKGRDRREVVAEVMTEVGLDPVTMDRYPHEFSGGQRQRIAIARAMVLRPKLLVLDEPTSALDMTVQVQIVDLLRRLQVKYGLAYLFISHDLKVVRAMSHKVMVMKRGDVVEYGDVDALYDNPQTEYTRTLLQAAG from the coding sequence GTGACTGCGCTTTTGGACGTCAAAGACCTGCAAGTTTCCTTTCGGCAGGACGGGCAACTGATCCCCGCCGTGCGCGGTGTCAGCTTTGCCGTGAACCGCGGGGAGACAGTGGCGCTGGTGGGGGAAAGCGGCTCGGGCAAGTCTGTCTCAGCGCTCTCGACGGTCTCGCTCTTGGGCGACAGTGCACAGGTTAGTGGGTCGGTCACCTATGATGGGCAAGAGATGATCGGCGCGGATGCCAAGCTGCTGCATAAGGTGCGCGGCAATGACATCTCGTTCATTTTCCAAGAGCCGATGACATCGCTCAACCCGCTACACACGATCGAAAAGCAGTTGGCGGAATCGCTGGCGCTGCACCAAGGTCTGCAAGGGGCAGAGGCCCGTGCGCGGGTGTTGAGCCTGCTTGAGCAGGTTGGCATCAACGATGCGGAAAGCCGTATGGGGGCCTACCCGCACCAGTTGTCCGGTGGGCAGCGGCAGCGTGTCATGATCGCCATGGCGCTGGCCAACAAGCCCGACATCTTGATCGCGGACGAGCCGACGACGGCGCTTGACGTCACCATTCAGGCGCAAATTCTTGATTTGCTGAAAGACCTCAAGGACGAGATGGGGATGGGGCTGCTGTTCATCACACACGACCTTGGCATCGTGCGGCGCATCGCCGATCGGGTATTTGTGATGCAAAAGGGCGTGGTGGTCGAAGAGGGGCCGACGGCCGAAATTTTCGACAACCCCCAGCACCCCTATACCCGCAAGCTGTTGAGCGCTGAACCTACCGGCTCGCCAGAGCCTGTTGCCGATGATGCACCCGAGGTGTTGCGCACCGAGAACCTCAAGATGTGGTTTCCAATCCAGAAGGGGCTGTTGCGCCGCACCGTGGGCCATGTGCAGGCGGTCAATGACACCAGCCTGTCGGTTCGCGCCGGGGAGACTTTGGGCATCGTAGGCGAAAGTGGGTCTGGCAAGACCACGCTGGCGCTGGCGATCATGCGGCTCATCGGCTCGGAAGGGGAGGTGACCTTTCGCGGTGAGGATGTGCGCAAATGGTCCACTCGACAGCTGCGCCGCCTGCGCGCGGACATGCAGATCGTGTTTCAAGATCCCTTCGGCTCGCTCAGCCCGCGTATGACCTGCTTTCAGATCATCGCAGAAGGGCTCGCGATCCATAAGGTCGACAAGGGCCGCGATCGGCGTGAGGTGGTGGCGGAAGTGATGACCGAGGTCGGGCTAGACCCCGTCACCATGGACCGTTACCCGCATGAATTCTCGGGCGGCCAACGCCAGCGCATCGCCATTGCCCGCGCCATGGTGCTGCGGCCCAAACTGCTGGTACTGGACGAGCCGACCTCAGCGCTTGATATGACCGTGCAGGTGCAGATCGTCGATCTGCTGCGGCGTTTGCAGGTGAAGTACGGGCTGGCATATTTGTTCATCAGCCACGACCTCAAGGTCGTGCGTGCCATGTCGCACAAAGTGATGGTGATGAAGCGCGGGGATGTTGTGGAATATGGCGATGTCGATGCGCTTTATGACAATCCGCAGACCGAATACACGCGGACCCTGTTGCAAGCCGCAGGATAG
- a CDS encoding D-alanyl-D-alanine carboxypeptidase family protein yields MKARRIQPARYGLFLFAAFWVLVILPLSAMAAPYAAYVIDARTGKEIHAENADTRLHPASLTKMMTLYIAFQAVERGELSLDTQVTISQNAASEPPSKLGMRPGQKIALRYLIRAAAVKSANDAATAIGEAIEGSEAAFARRMNRTAKQLGMTRTTFKNMHGLTENGHLSTARDMTAMGRHLLYDYPQYYNLFSRITADAGVRKVSHTNRRFLGSYKGADGIKTGYTRAAGFNLTASAERGNERIIVTVFGGNSTASRNAKVAELMDLGFRRAPSSAPLSKPVPPVYADVEDAPAAPGAAGKTIRLVGAVTTSKRPQLRPRSDVVVVATATAPEATSVVSSSDITAALREAVQTAPPPPAAPAAAPQSKDAEIVIASAQASARPEPRPKDVTLAVQQAVEQEIVTRVSTSGSRHWGVNVGRFPSRYAAEKVLLKTALAEMSTLDGTLRKVVQRPQGYDANFLGMSRESADLACRRLAARNVSCFMIGPSEG; encoded by the coding sequence ATGAAGGCTCGGCGCATTCAGCCGGCCCGTTACGGGCTATTTCTATTCGCAGCGTTCTGGGTTTTGGTCATTTTACCGCTCAGCGCCATGGCTGCGCCTTACGCCGCATATGTTATCGATGCCCGCACCGGCAAAGAAATCCATGCAGAGAATGCCGACACCCGCCTGCACCCCGCCTCCCTGACCAAGATGATGACGCTTTACATCGCTTTTCAGGCGGTAGAGCGGGGGGAGCTTTCCCTCGACACTCAAGTCACCATCTCCCAGAACGCTGCATCTGAACCGCCCAGCAAACTGGGGATGCGCCCGGGCCAGAAAATCGCCCTGCGCTACCTGATCCGCGCCGCCGCCGTAAAATCCGCCAACGATGCCGCCACTGCAATTGGCGAAGCCATCGAAGGCTCTGAGGCCGCTTTTGCCCGCCGGATGAACCGCACCGCCAAACAGCTCGGCATGACGCGGACCACCTTCAAGAACATGCACGGGCTTACCGAGAACGGCCACCTTTCTACCGCGCGCGATATGACAGCCATGGGCCGTCATCTGCTTTATGATTACCCGCAGTACTACAACCTCTTCTCGCGCATCACCGCCGATGCGGGTGTGCGCAAAGTGTCCCACACAAACCGCCGGTTTCTGGGGTCGTACAAAGGGGCCGACGGGATCAAAACAGGCTACACCCGTGCTGCGGGCTTCAACCTGACCGCCTCGGCAGAGCGTGGCAATGAACGGATCATCGTCACCGTGTTTGGCGGTAATTCCACCGCATCGCGCAATGCCAAAGTGGCCGAGCTGATGGACCTAGGCTTCCGCCGCGCGCCCTCCTCTGCCCCGCTGAGCAAGCCCGTCCCGCCGGTCTATGCTGATGTTGAAGACGCACCCGCCGCCCCCGGTGCCGCGGGCAAGACGATCCGCCTTGTGGGGGCCGTCACGACCTCCAAACGCCCCCAGCTCCGCCCCCGCAGCGACGTCGTCGTCGTCGCAACCGCCACAGCGCCTGAAGCAACCAGCGTCGTTTCAAGCAGCGACATCACGGCGGCGCTGCGCGAAGCGGTCCAAACCGCCCCACCACCACCAGCCGCGCCTGCAGCTGCGCCGCAAAGCAAAGACGCGGAAATCGTTATTGCATCAGCCCAAGCGTCTGCCCGCCCCGAACCACGCCCCAAGGACGTGACATTGGCCGTGCAACAAGCAGTTGAACAGGAAATCGTGACCCGTGTCTCAACCTCTGGCAGCCGCCATTGGGGGGTGAACGTGGGCCGCTTCCCCAGCCGCTATGCAGCCGAGAAAGTGCTGCTGAAAACCGCCCTGGCCGAGATGTCTACGCTGGACGGCACCCTGCGCAAAGTGGTGCAGCGCCCACAGGGCTATGACGCAAACTTCCTTGGCATGTCGCGCGAAAGCGCTGATCTGGCATGCCGCCGACTGGCTGCACGCAATGTCAGCTGCTTCATGATCGGCCCAAGCGAAGGCTGA
- a CDS encoding microcin C ABC transporter permease YejB, whose protein sequence is MGAYILRRLLLVIPTLLGIMLVNFALVQFVPGGPVEQAIARIQGGGDVFGGFAGGNNDAGVDTMARGSDSTYVGARGLPPELIEELEKEFGFDKPPVERFFHMLWNYMRLDFGESYFRSIGVIDLIKEKLPVSITLGLWSTLIAHLISIPLGIRKAVRDGSRFDTWTSGAIIAAYAIPGFLFAILLLVLFAGGSYWQVFPLRGLTSDNFDSLSPLGKVADYFWHITLPVLASTISAFATLTLLTKNSFLDEIKKQYVITARAKGLSESKVLYGHVFRNAMLIVIASFPAVFISVFFGGSIIIETIFSLDGLGRLGFEAAVARDYPIVFGTLFIFGLIGLVVGILSDMMYVLVDPRIDFEKREG, encoded by the coding sequence ATGGGTGCTTATATTCTCAGACGGCTGTTACTGGTGATTCCGACGTTGCTTGGGATCATGTTGGTTAACTTTGCCTTGGTGCAATTCGTCCCCGGTGGCCCGGTAGAGCAGGCCATCGCCCGTATTCAGGGCGGCGGGGATGTTTTTGGCGGCTTTGCCGGGGGCAATAATGACGCTGGCGTCGATACCATGGCGCGCGGGTCTGACAGCACCTATGTCGGTGCGCGCGGACTGCCGCCTGAATTGATCGAAGAGTTGGAGAAGGAATTTGGTTTCGACAAACCACCAGTCGAGCGCTTCTTTCACATGCTCTGGAACTATATGCGGCTGGATTTCGGAGAGAGTTACTTCCGCTCCATCGGCGTCATTGATCTGATCAAAGAAAAACTGCCTGTGTCGATTACGCTGGGGCTGTGGTCCACGCTCATCGCCCACCTCATCTCGATCCCGCTTGGCATTCGCAAGGCGGTGCGCGACGGCAGCCGGTTTGACACGTGGACATCGGGCGCGATCATCGCAGCCTATGCGATCCCGGGTTTTCTGTTCGCGATCCTGCTGTTGGTGCTTTTTGCTGGTGGGTCTTATTGGCAAGTCTTCCCGCTACGCGGTCTCACGTCGGATAATTTCGACAGCCTCAGCCCCTTGGGTAAGGTCGCCGATTACTTCTGGCACATCACGCTGCCGGTGCTGGCCTCGACCATCTCGGCCTTTGCCACGCTGACGCTGCTTACCAAAAACAGCTTTCTCGATGAAATAAAGAAACAGTATGTCATCACGGCCCGCGCCAAGGGACTGTCGGAGAGCAAAGTGCTTTACGGCCATGTCTTCCGCAACGCGATGCTGATTGTGATCGCCAGCTTTCCAGCGGTGTTCATCTCGGTTTTCTTTGGCGGGTCGATCATCATCGAAACGATCTTCAGCCTTGATGGGCTGGGCCGCTTGGGCTTTGAGGCCGCGGTGGCGCGGGATTATCCGATTGTCTTCGGCACGCTGTTCATCTTTGGCCTCATCGGCCTTGTCGTCGGCATCCTGTCGGACATGATGTATGTGCTCGTCGATCCGCGCATCGACTTTGAAAAGAGGGAAGGCTGA
- a CDS encoding ABC transporter permease, whose product MALSPLNQRRWRNFTANRRAYWSLWIFAILFGISLFAEFVANDKPILVSYRGEYYTPIFNFYPETAFGGDFQTEAAYRDPEVRCLIATGGLDACFDDPEGYILDAEDGEVEGEAIDKGWAIWPVIPYSFNTAVDRPGAAPLPPNGQNWLGTDGTKRDVMARVIHGFRLSVLFTLIVTGAASIIGILAGAVQGFFGGWLDLIFQRIIEIWSSTPSLYVIIIMFAILGRSFWLLVILLVLFSWTALVGVVRAEFLRARNLEYVRAARALGVGNGTIMMRHMLPNAMVATLTMLPFIITGTISTLATLDFLGFGLPSSAPSLGELTLQAKQNLQAPWLAFSAFFTFAIMLSLLVFIFEGIRDAFDPRKTFS is encoded by the coding sequence ATGGCGCTGTCCCCCCTGAACCAGCGCCGCTGGCGCAATTTCACCGCGAACCGCCGCGCCTATTGGTCGCTGTGGATATTCGCCATTCTGTTCGGCATTTCGCTGTTCGCCGAGTTCGTGGCGAACGACAAGCCGATCTTGGTCAGCTATCGCGGCGAATACTACACGCCGATCTTCAACTTCTACCCTGAGACGGCCTTTGGCGGTGACTTCCAGACCGAGGCCGCCTACCGCGATCCAGAGGTGCGCTGCCTCATCGCCACTGGTGGGCTGGATGCCTGTTTTGATGATCCTGAGGGTTACATCCTCGACGCCGAAGATGGTGAGGTTGAGGGCGAAGCGATCGACAAAGGCTGGGCGATCTGGCCGGTCATCCCCTATTCTTTCAACACCGCCGTGGACCGCCCCGGGGCCGCGCCGCTGCCGCCCAATGGGCAGAACTGGCTCGGCACCGATGGCACCAAACGCGACGTGATGGCGCGGGTCATCCATGGCTTCCGGCTGTCGGTCTTGTTCACGCTGATTGTCACCGGCGCGGCGTCGATCATCGGCATCCTCGCAGGCGCGGTGCAGGGGTTCTTTGGCGGCTGGCTCGATCTGATCTTTCAGCGGATCATCGAGATATGGTCCTCCACCCCGTCGCTCTACGTGATCATAATCATGTTCGCCATTCTGGGCCGAAGTTTCTGGCTCTTGGTGATCCTTCTCGTGCTGTTCTCATGGACCGCACTGGTGGGCGTTGTGCGCGCGGAGTTCCTGCGTGCGCGTAACCTTGAATACGTCCGCGCAGCGCGCGCACTTGGGGTGGGCAACGGCACGATCATGATGCGCCACATGCTGCCCAACGCAATGGTGGCCACGCTGACCATGCTGCCGTTTATCATCACCGGCACGATCTCCACACTGGCAACGCTGGATTTCCTCGGCTTCGGCCTGCCATCCTCGGCCCCCTCGCTGGGCGAGTTGACGCTGCAAGCCAAACAGAACCTGCAAGCGCCTTGGCTGGCCTTCTCGGCCTTCTTTACCTTTGCCATCATGCTGTCGCTGCTGGTCTTCATCTTTGAAGGCATCCGTGACGCATTCGACCCCAGAAAGACCTTTTCGTGA